One stretch of Daphnia pulicaria isolate SC F1-1A chromosome 8, SC_F0-13Bv2, whole genome shotgun sequence DNA includes these proteins:
- the LOC124311821 gene encoding extracellular sulfatase Sulf-1-like — MKTRTIVWTLWAMAVFYGVVNCQAVDEGERRPGRKRNRGSGSGSVGGGGGPGVSAFRPDQSGGDGRNLPLPVDPLFTDQREIRLSFMKERLWSPGGPAESSSRKKTTTTGSHNNKKKPSKSGGGGGGGGQSSDNYSAGSRKSGPSPANGKKPNIILIVTDDQDVELGSLEYMPKTRAILKEGGAFFPNSFVSTPMCCPSRSSMLTGLFVHNHGVLTNNENCSSAYWQAEHEPRTFGAYLASAGYRTGYFGKYLNKYNGSYVPPGWRVWAGQVMNSRYYNYTINFNGQKIKHGADYQTDYYPDLITNDSISFLRESKQHYDHQPFHLVMSFPSPHGPEDSAPQYSDMFFNVTRHRTPSYDFAPNPDKQWILRWLGKMKPVHHRFTDLLMTKRLQTLQSVDEAVEKIFSELVALGQLENTYIFYTSDHGYHLGQFGLIKGKSFPFESDIRVPFLVRGPGVGRGRVVQSLIGNVDLAPTFLEIAGVPVPPHMDGASIFRFFQKEKVKSRAPWRDTYLIERGKMPPAHFPKLNVVEDVPNNNEGAEGDDADGVSVEYTPPRGKFERWAVECRKPQYQSPCSGFQKYECLFVDERWRMKKCRPTVHKVAKKKWCQCKALSKYRLSKLEPEERRMQRAFLKEHTRHVDWRGYRPRFLKTVAGKKKFHNRNNSRHKREESPVTNVSTETAAASAEGSVLRDVAEDELEQVELIMEDISDEISDLEALTEARNVSSSTEPTSPVTIAPSTVAGLQSGSQSSSAPQLNNSDGKLNCQIVGQSRINCSSEVYSDPATWRLSRDFLEQQIRILRVQLDELKVIRKHLRAMRPDKSHATISKKRTNSKSKSKISSSQSLFDWSSPPKRTAINSSDTSDPGPGGRKHRPKMPQVDADDVEEEEDEGELIDEEEMDHEDEDESTVAGPVESTIEVTIYDNRKIKPSNNAGRIGMCPCVDMNWSPRSREARNEERLVRQANRRKIKEERQKRRQKKLSRKRAMVESHNGQCNYEKMNCFSHDKDHWRTAPLWNDGPFCVCMNANNNTYWCVRTLNTTHNSLYCEFITGFVTYYDMRIDPYQLRNIAHTLSENQLAFFHQTLERLRVCKGADCFVNTHPSAAKLLAANGPAKSDPEEGKNASYHLQSSHLLDNGRLAKVKPRRDGYWRRSKRRERQTPDVVVASSSAAA, encoded by the exons atgaAGACTCGGACCATCGTTTGGACTTTATGGGCGATGGCCGTCTTTTACGGCGTCGTCAACTGCCAAGCCGTCGATGAAGGTGAACGCCGACCAGGAAGAAAACGCAATCGAGGCAGCGGATCCGGTAGCGtcggtggcggtggtggcccCGGTGTTTCGGCTTTTCGTCCTGATCAGAGTGGCGGCGACGGTCGTAACTTACCTCTGCCCGTCGACCCGCTCTTTACCGACCAGCGTGAAATCCGGCTCTCCTTCATGAAG GAGCGATTGTGGAGCCCCGGTGGGCCAGCGGAATCTTCTTCcaggaagaagacgacgacgactgggagtcacaacaacaagaagaagccgTCCAagtctggtggtggtggtggtggtggtggccagtCATCGGATAATTACTCTGCTGGCTCGAGAAAGTCCGGCCCATCTCCAGCGAACGGCAAGAAGCCCAACATCATCTTGATAGTGACAGACGACCAGGACGTTGAACTCGGCTCGCTCGAGTACATGCCCAAAACGCGAGCCATTCTCAAGGAGGGCGGAGCATTCTTCCCAAACTCTTTCGTGTCGACGCCCATGTGCTGTCCGTCAAGGAGTTCTATGCTCACCGGTTTATTCGTCCACAATCACGGAGTCCTAACAAACAACGAGAATTGCTCATCAG CCTATTGGCAAGCGGAGCACGAGCCGAGGACGTTTGGCGCTTACTTGGCCAGCGCTGGATATCGGACGGGCTATTTTGGTAAATACCTCAACAAATACAACGGCAG TTACGTCCCGCCTGGATGGAGAGTCTGGGCCGGTCAAGTCATGAATTCACGATACTACAACTACACCATCAACTTCAACGGACAAAAG ATTAAGCACGGCGCCGACTACCAGACGGATTATTACCCGGATTTGATCACGAACGATTCGATTAGTTTCCTCCGCGAGTCTAAGCAGCACTACGACCACCAGCCGTTCCATTTGGTGATGAGTTTCCCGTCGCCGCACGGCCCCGAGGACTCTGCTCCGCAATATTCGGACATGTTTTTCAACGTGACGCGACACCGGACGCCCAGCTACGATTTCGCCCCCAATCCGGACAAGCAATGGATTTTGCGTTGGCTGGGCAAAATGAAGCCGGTCCATCATCGTTTTACGGATTTGCTCATGACAAAACGGCTCCAGACGCTGCAGAGCGTCGACGAAGCTGTCGAGAAAATCTTTAGCGAATTGGTGGCTCTCGGCCAACTGGAAAATACCTACATCTTTTACACGTCCGATCACGGCTATCATCTCGGACAGTTTGGACTGATCAAAG GCAAGTCGTTCCCGTTCGAGTCTGACATTCGAGTGCCATTTTTGGTGCGCGGTCCGGGCGTCGGACGCGGTCGGGTGGTCCAGAGTCTGATTGGCAACGTGGATCTGGCGCCGACGTTTTTGGAGATTGCCGGCGTTCCCGTGCCACCGCACATGGACGGCGCCTCCATTTTCCGTTTCTTTCAGAAGGAGAAGGTCAAAAGCCGGGCGCCCTGGAGGGACACGTACTTGATCGAGCGAGGCAAAATGCCACCCGCGCACTTTCCAAAACTCAACGTCGTCGAAGATGTTCCTAATAACAATGAAG GAGCTGAAGGCGACGATGCTGACGGAGTGTCGGTCGAGTACACACCGCCCAGGGGCAAATTCGAACGCTGGGCCGTCGAGTGCCGCAAGCCGCAATACCAGAGCCCGTGCAGTGGCTTCCAAAAATACGAGTGCCTCTTTGTGGACGAGCGCTGGCGGATGAAAAAGTGCCGGCCCACCGTTCACAAAGTGGCCAAGAAGAAATGGTGCCAATGCAAGGCCCTCTCCAAGTATCGGCTCAGCAAATTGGAGCCGGAAGAGAGGAGGATGCAAAGGGCCTTTCTCAAGGAGCACACGCGGCACGTGGATTGGCGCGGGTACCGGCCTCGATTCCTCAAGACGGTGGCCGGCAAGAAGAAATTCCACAACAGGAATAACAGCCGACACAAACGCGAGGAATCGCCAGTCACGAACGTGTCCACGGAGACGGCGGCCGCATCGGCGGAAGGCAGTGTGTTGCGCGATGTTGCAGAAGACGAGCTGGAACAGGTCGAACTCATCATGGAGGACATTTCCGATGAGATTTCCGATCTCGAG gcTCTGACGGAAGCGAGAAACGTTTCCAGCAGCACGGAACCCACAAGCCCGGTCACGATTGCCCCGTCTACCGTTGCTGGATTGCAAAGCGGTAGCCAGAGTAGCAGTGCACCGCAGCTGAACAACAGCGACGGAAAGCTCAACTGTCAAATTGTTGGCCAGTCGCGAATCAATTGCAGCAGCGAAGTGTACAGCGATCCGGCTACTTGGCGGCTGAGCCGAGATTTCCTGGAGCAGCAAATCCGCATCTTGCGCGTCCAATTGGACGAACTCAAAGTCATCCGCAAGCACCTGCGGGCCATGCGTCCGGATAAATCTCATGCGACCATCAGCAAGAAACGGACGAATTCGAAATCCAAATCGAAAATTTCGAGTTCTCAGTCGCTGTTTGACTGGTCGTCGCCGCCGAAGCGAACGGCAATCAACAGCAGTGACACATCGGACCCAGGGCCCGGCGGAAGAAAACATCGTCCCAAGATGCCGCAAGTTGATGCGGACgacgttgaagaagaagaagacgaaggcgAGTTGATTGACGAAGAAGAGATGGATCATGAGGACGAAGATGAATCGACAGTCGCCGGTCCAGTCGAGAGCACGATCGAAGTGACCATCTACGACAATCGAAAAATCAA GCCGTCGAATAACGCCGGACGGATTGGGATGTGCCCTTGTGTGGACATGAATTGGTCTCCCCGGAGTCGCGAGGCCCGGAACGAGGAGCGTCTGGTGCGTCAGGCGAATCGCCGCAAGATCAAGGAGGAGCGACAGAAGCGACGCCAAAAGAAGTTGAGCCGCAAACGGGCCATGGTCGAGTCTCACAACGGCCAGTGCAACTACGAGAAGATGAATTGCTTCAGCCACGACAAGGATCATTGGCGGACGGCCCCGTTGTGGAACGACGGCCCCTTCTGCGTCTGCATGAACGCCAACAACAATACGTACTGGTGCGTCCGCACGCTCAACACGACCCACAACTCGCTCTACTGCGAATTCATCACCGGATTCGTCACCTACTACGACATGCGCATCGACCCCTACCAGCTGCGCAACATCGCCCACACCTTGTCTGAAAATCAATTGGCCTTCTTCCATCAGACGCTCGAACGGTTGCGCGTCTGCAAAGGAGCCGACTGTTTCGTCAACACTCATCCCTCCGCCGCCAAATTACTGGCGGCTAATGGGCCCGCAAAGTCGGATCCCGAAGAGGGCAAAAACGCCAGTTATCACCTACAAAGTAGTCACCTGCTCGACAATGG gaggtTGGCTAAAGTCAAACCGAGACGTGACGGATACTGGCGCCGGTCGAAGCGGCGAGAAAGGCAGACGccagatgttgttgttgcgtcatccAGCGCCGCCGCGTGA
- the LOC124311829 gene encoding polyadenylate-binding protein 4-like has product MNNTAGANYPIASLYVGDLHNEVTEAMLFEKFSTAGPVVSIRVCRDMITRRSLGYAYVNFQQPADAERALDSMNFDVLRGRPIRIMWSQRDPSLRRSGVGNIFIKNLDKTIDNKAMYDTFSAFGNILSCKVAQDEAGNSKGYGFVHFETEESAVNAITKVNGMLLNGKKVFVGRFIPRKDRERELGEKAKYFTNVYIKNFGDEFDDEKLFECFSKYGKVTSHKVMSSDDGKSRGFGFVCYEDPDAAERACDDMHAKDMNGKTLFVGRAQKRNERQTELRRKFEQMKIERLNRYQGVNLYVKNLDDTIDDERLRKEFAPYGTITSAKVMTEGGRNKGGFQTSLGFGFVCFSSPEEATKAVTEMNGRILVSKPLYVALAQRKEDRKAQLASQYMQRMAGMRMQQMGQMFQPGGPGYFMPAPIQPQRFYTPAQMAQFRATPRWSAQPQVRPTAQLNQQGAGYPVSAQYRGGVPPRGQPPVVRSMQSARPITGQQPMVPQGMPGRSMGMPSGGPVMPQPRPGFKFTPAMRNPPSQGSLPSNAMGGSAAGGMQQALVVQGQEPLTASMLASAAPNDQKQMLGERLFPLIQRMYPDMAGKITGMLLEIDNSELLHMLEHNESLKAKVDEAVAVLQAHQAKQVAAAVASVVQPKEE; this is encoded by the exons atgaacaacactGCTGGAGCTAATTACCCAATTGCCTCTCTATACGTTGGTGATCTTCACAATGAGGTCACTGAAGCCATGCTTTTCGAGAAATTTTCCACTGCTGGGCCTGTGGTTTCCATTAGAGTATGCAGAGACATGATCACTCGTCGTTCACTTGGCTATGCCTATGTCAATTTCCAACAACCAGCTGATG CTGAACGAGCCCTAGACAGCATGAACTTTGATGTCCTTCGGGGAAGACCAATTCGTATCATGTGGTCACAGCGTGACCCATCCCTTCGTCGTTCTGGTGTTGGCAACATATTCATCAAGAACCTTGACAAAACAATTGACAACAAAGCTATGTACGATACATTCTCTGCTTTTGGCAACATTTTGAGCTGCAAAGTTGCTCAGGATGAAGCTGGAAACTCAAAAGGATATGGGTTTGTCCACTTTGAAACAGAAGAGTCTGCCGTTAATGCCATTACAAAGGTAAATGGCATGTTGCTCAATGGAAAGAAAGTCTTCGTTGGCCGCTTCATTCCACGTAAGGATCGCGAGCGTGAGTTGGGAGAGAAGGCTAAATATTTCACCAATGTCTATATCAAGAATTTCGGTGATGAGTTTGATGATGAGAAACTCTTCGAATGTTTCTCCAAGTATGGAAAAGTCACATCTCACAAG gTCATGTCTAGTGACGATGGGAAATCTCGTGGTTTCGGATTTGTTTGCTACGAAGATCCTGATGCTGCTGAGCGTGCTTGTGATGATATGCACGCCAAGGACATGAATGGCAAGACCCTATTTGTTGGACGTGCTCAAAAACGCAATGAACGCCAAACTGAACTCCGACGCAAGTTCgaacaaatgaaaatcgaGCGCCTTAATCGTTATCAAGGTGTCAATCTTTACGTTAAGAACTTGGATGACACTATCGATGATGAACGCCTTCGCAAGGAATTCGCCCCCTACGGAACCATCACCTCAGCTAAGGTTATGACTGAAGGAGGTCGAAACAAGGGAGGTTTCCAGACATCACTTG gttttggttttgtttgcttttcatCACCGGAAGAAGCAACGAAGGCCGTGACCGAGATGAATGGCCGTATCCTCGTTTCCAAGCCTCTGTACGTCGCCTTGGCTCAACGAAAAGAAGACCGCAAGGCACAGCTTGCTTCGCAGTACATGCAGCGAATGGCTGGTATGCGTATGCAACAAATGGGTCAGATGTTCCAACCGGGTGGTCCAGGTTATTTCATGCCCGCTCCCATTCAGCCTCAACGCTTCTACACGCCAGCTCAGATGGCACAATTCCGTGCTACTCCTCGCTGGTCGGCTCAGCCTCAG GTTCGCCCGACTGCCCAACTTAACCAACAAGGTGCCGGATATCCCGTTTCAGCTCAGTACCGTGGCGGAGTGCCGCCACGCGGTCAGCCCCCGGTCGTCCGCTCCATGCAGTCAGCTCGTCCCATCACTGGCCAGCAGCCGATGGTGCCGCAAGGAATGCCTGGCCGTTCGATGGGTATGCCCTCAGGCGGACCCGTCATGCCTCAACCCCGCCCCGGATTCAAGTTTACTCCAGCTATGCGAAACCCGCCCAGTCAA GGTTCCTTGCCTTCGAACGCCATGGGTGGATCGGCTGCCGGTGGAATGCAACAAGCCCTTGTCGTCCAAGGACAGGAGCCGTTGACCGCATCCATGTTAGCTTCTGCCGCTCCCAATGATCAGAAGCAAATGCTTGGAGAACGTTTGTTCCCTCTTATTCAGCGCATGTATCCGGATATGGCTGGAAAGATCACCGGCATGTTGTTGGAGATCGACAATTCGGAGCTGTTGCACATGTTGGAACACAACGAATCACTCAAAGCCAAG GTGGATGAGGCTGTCGCCGTACTTCAGGCTCATCAAGCTAAACAAGTGGCTGCTGCAGTTGCATCAGTTGTTCAACCGAAGgaggaataa
- the LOC124311841 gene encoding fas apoptotic inhibitory molecule 1-like, with protein sequence MPLLESRSVVASWNIVLPEGEFLIEFEHGTTSGKRVIWINEIEYLRRDWMFRLVGPEHFRIGRFDCKLDVEPDGTFGLLYSLFINGQNIDEFQEFNKKKWMTWNVEFGPGNRHTVLFEKDTTDVWINGSKIDCEVQFIDGGNLTRFSVNGTPVVIKSLSSGNKKQGMIHQFILGNEILQPDIDSK encoded by the exons ATGCCTCTATTGGAAAGCCGATCTGTTGTCGCAAGTTGGAATATAGTTCTTCCGGAAGGGGAGTTTCTCATCGAATTTGAACACGGAACAACCTCCGGTAAACGTGTAATATGGATTAATGAAATC GAATACCTTCGAAGGGATTGGATGTTTCGTCTAGTTGGACCTGAACATTTTCGTATTGGACGATTTGATTGCAAACTGGACGTTGAACCGGACGGGACCTTTGGCTTACTTTACTCTTTATTTATAAATGGTCAAAACATAGATGAATTCCAAGAgtttaacaaaaagaaatggatgacTTGGAATGTTGAATTTGGACCAGGAAACCGACACACTGTGTTGTTTG aaaaagacactACTGATGTTTGGATTAATGGAAGCAAAATTGATTGTGAG gtTCAATTCATTGATGGGGGTAACTTAACTAGATTCTCTGTTAATGGTACTCCAGTGGTAATCAAATCACTATCAAGTGGcaataaaaaacaaggaatGATTCACCAATTtattttgggaaatgaaattttacaaCCTGACATCGACAGCAAATGA
- the LOC124311823 gene encoding helicase POLQ-like, with product MNAKNFTAFATRKRIRERDNSPDMFAAADEDEDVISSDKETKQDSKKSLICKTPSKDLTKLRPSSKSYLQSQQSSREQSPKQNILLSSSVQHHVNNNQSMLSSDSKVLGDCSMSSLRSTLNTNHFGLNSRLKEALHYGGLNNTRIGCSSRSSSGETPPIYTLNNSNILPSQTSIHCGPHYGLSVGVWQAIQQTKGINSLYDWQDKCLNKAIKTNQNLLYSLPTSGGKTLVAEILMVRELLCNQKHCLFVMPYVSIVQEKIRTLSSLAIALNFAVEEYAGNRGSYPPRKRKSKRVIYIATLEKANGIVNSLLELGRLNEIGLVVVDEIHIVGEGKRGATLETLLCKLLLAPVGPRLVAMSATIGNIDELSNFLKAEIYTEDFRPVQLREFIKTGDQVLEVSGRQRGFQENFKHCRSVSSQSAESRKNDPDGISVLVSEVAPEHCCLVFCSTKKNCESVAKLISSNLSPNLLQWKTAEKLKLRRALEQESGRLCPILKSTLPFGIAYHHSGLTADERQLIEEAFSSGTLCCLCCTSTLAAGVNLPARRVILRSPYIGNTRLTRARYQQMIGRAGRAGFDTHGESFMIVKPNELTFVTNDILMAPTNRVDSQLAEDNLRGLQQLLLSLISLDLGGRDRKTLAETLLYSTLLGQQSTRQTITATELVDQSLKSMAEKNLILFGKDEKLEVTKLGRATLKGIVDLDRSKQLYNDLRLAQAGLVLMTKLHLMYLVTPYDMVGTVIPIASTYFQSFNKLSAEELGVARTIGINETVMVKLMSNQQPKIERSVLERFYLTLMLNDLFKGESVWNVSELYGCTRGDVQNLLSSASSFASCVFHFVQELDEFWAFSDLLLPFSRELSMCCTAELIPLMELPSVGKGRARMLFKAGFRTLTDVAKTNPEELVSRVEHLPKRSALQMIAAAKVLVYEKADALREEADSLLELVPRPQPLVPLDETFQTQASNVSLLDD from the exons ATGAATGCCAAAAACTTCACCGCATTTGCCACGAGGAAGAGAATTCGAGAAAGAGATAATTCCCCCGACATGTTTGCTGCTGCCGATGAAGATGAGGATGTCATTTCTTCTGATAAAGAAACTAAACAAGACTCCAAGAAATCGTTAATTTGCAAAACTCCTTCTAAAGATTTAACAAAATTGCGCCCTTCATCCAAATCCTATCTTCAATCCCAACAATCTTCTAGAGAGCAGAGCCCAAAACAGAACATTTTGTTGTCTTCCTCAGTGCAACATCATGTCAACAACAATCAATCTATGCTATCAAGTGACTCAAAAGTTTTAGGTGATTGCTCCATGAGTTCATTAAGGAGTACATTAAACACCAACCATTTTGGGTTAAATAGTCGATTGAAAGAAGCTCTACACTATGGTGGACTGAATAATACAAGAATTGGGTGTTCCAGCCGTTCCTCATCTGGTGAAACTCCTCCTATTTATACATTAAATAATAGCAATATCCTCCCTTCCCAAACATCAATTCACTGTGGACCTCACTATGGGCTTTCAGTTGGGGTATGGCAAGCAATCCAGCAAACAAAAGGAATCAACAGTTTATACGACTGGcaagataaatgtttaaacaaAGCAATCAAAACCAATCAGAACTTGCTCTATTCTTTGCCAACTTCTGGTGGTAAAACTCTTGTTGCAGAAATATTGATGGTCCGTGAACTGTTATGCAATCAAAAACATTGTCTATTCGTCATGCCTTACGTCAGCATTGTTCAAGAGAAAATTCGGACACTGTCATCTCTTGCCATAGCCTTGAATTTTGCCGTGGAAGAGTATGCCGGAAATCGGGGCTCGTATCCACCTCGGAAACGGAAATCGAAACGCGTCATTTACATCGCTACATTAGAAAAAGCTAATGGAATCGTCAACAGTTTGCTGGAGCTTGGAAGATTGAATGAAATTG gATTGGTTGTAGTGGATGAGATTCACATAGTCGGCGAAGGTAAACGTGGAGCAACGCTCGAAACTTTACTCTGCAAACTTCTTTTGGCTCCTGTAGGTCCTCGTTTGGTCGCCATGAGTGCAACCATTGGAAACATCGATGAATTGAGTAATTTTCTCAAg GCTGAAATTTACACGGAGGACTTTCGACCAGTCCAACTTAGAGAGTTCATCAAAACTGGAGATCAGGTACTTGAAGTGAGTGGCAGACAGCGTGGATTCCAGGAGAATTTCAAGCATTGCCGTTCGGTGTCATCCCAATCGGCAGAATCTCGTAAAAACGATCCTGATGGCATAAGTGTCCTGGTTTCAGAAGTTGCTCCAGAACATTGTTGTCTAGTCTTTTGCTCAACCAAAAAGAATTGTGAAAGTGTGGCCAAACTCATCAGTAGCAATTTGTCGCCTAACCTACTGCAATGGAAAACGGCCGAGAAGTTAAAACTACGAAGAGCTTTAGAG CAAGAAAGCGGCAGACTTTGTCCAATTTTGAAATCTACTTTACCTTTTGGAATTGCTTATCACCATTCCGGACTCACTGCGGATGAAAGACAGTTAATCGAAGAAGCATTTTCATCCGGAACACTTTGTTGTCTATGTTGTACCTCGACACTTGCTGCTGGAGTCAATTTGCCAGCAAGAAGG GTTATATTGAGATCGCCTTACATAGGAAATACCCGTTTAACACGAGCTCGCTATCAGCAGATGATTGGTCGAGCTGGTCGAGCTGGTTTTGATACACACGGCGAAAGTTTCATGATTGTTAAACCAAATGAATTAACTTTTGTAACTAATGACATTCTCATGGCACCGACAAATCGCGTCGATAGCCAGTTGGCTGAAGACAATCTTCGTGGGTTACAGCAGCTGTTGCTAAGTCTTATTTCGCTAGATCTTGGCGGAAGAGACCGTAAAACATTGGCTGAGACTCTTCTTTATTCTACGTTGCTTGGACAACAG AGTACCCGTCAAACTATTACTGCGACAGAGCTTGTTGACCAAAGTTTGAAAAGCATGGCGGAAAAGAACTTGATATTATTTGGCAAAGACGAAAAGCTGGAGGTAACGAAACTTGGCCGAGCTACACTGAAAGGTATCGTCGATTTGGACCGGTCAAAGCAACTTTATAATGATCTGCGTCTGGCCCAAGCTGGTCTTGTTCTGATGACGAAACTTCATTTGATGTATCTCGTGACCCCGTATGACATGGTCGGTACTGTGATCCCTATAGCATCAACCTACTTCCAG TCATTTAATAAGCTGTCCGCCGAGGAACTTGGTGTAGCCAGAACGATTGGCATCAACGAAACGGTTATGGTTAAACTAATGTCAAACCAACAACCGAAAATAGAACGCTCTGTTTTAGAACGCTTCTATTTAACCCTGATGCTCAACGATCTGTTCAAAGGAGAATCAGTATGGAATGTGAGTGAATTGTATGGCTGTACACGCGGAGACGTCCAGAATTTACTTTCCAGCGCATCAAGTTTCGCTTCATGCGTTTTCCACTTTGTTCAAGAATTGGACGAGTTTTGGGCTTTTTCTGACTTGCTGCTTCCTTTTAGTCGCGAGCTGTCTATGTGTTGTACTGCTGAATTGATCCCATTGATGGAGTTACCTTCAGTTGGCAAAGGTCGAGCGCGAATGTTATTTAAAGCGGGATTTCGAACGCTGACTGACGTTGCCAAGACCAACCCAGAGGAACTGGTATCTCGTGTAGAACACTTGCCGAAACGGAGCGCATTGCAAATGATCGCCGCAGCCAAAGTACTCGTCTACGAAAAAGCCGATGCCTTAAGAGAAGAAGCCGATTCTTTACTGGAATTGGTTCCCAGACCTCAACCACTTGTTCCACTTGACGAAACTTTTCAGACACAAGCAAGCAATGTATCTCTTCTtgatgattga